The genomic stretch TCCCTCCCTGCCCGGGATCGATCTCCAGGGTGTGCACGTGCTGAGCAACCTGGAGGAGGCCATCGAGATCCGCAAGGAGGTGGAAGACGGCAGGCGGCGTGTCGTCATCGTCGGGGCGGGTCTTATCGGGATGGAGATGGCCGAGGCCTTCGCCGCCCGGGGAGCCGAGATCACGATGGTGGAGTTGAAGGACCAGGTTCTGCCCGCCCTCCTCGACAGGGAGATGGCGTTCCTCGTGGAAAAGCATCTTGCGGCAAAGAAGGTGACCGTTAAAACCGGTGTTGCCGTCCAGGGGCTGTCCGGCGACGACCAGGGTCGGGTCACCCGGGTGGTCACCACCCACGGCGACCTCCCGGCCGACCTTGTCCTCGTCGCGGTAGGAGTCCGGCCGAACGTGACGCTGGCCGCGGCGGCGGGGCTTGCCATCGGACACCGGGGAGGGATCGTCGTCGACGAGTACCTGCGGACCTCGGACCCGGACATCTTCGCCGGCGGCGACTGCGTTGAAAATCGTCACCTCCTCACCGGTGAGCCGGTCTACGCCCCGAGGGGATCCACTTCGAACAAGCACGGCCGCGTGATCGGCGACAACCTGACCGGAGGCGCCACGCGATACCCCGGCATCCTCGGTTCGACCATCCTCAAGATCTTCGACTACAATGTGGGGTCGACAGGGCTCGGCGAACGCACCGCAAGGGAGCGCGGTTACGACGTGTCCACTTCGCTGACCCCCGGGCCGGACCGGGCCCACTACTATCCAGGGGCGAAGCTCCTCGTGCTCAAAGGGGTGGCGGATCGGAAGACCGGTACGCTGCTGGGACTTCAGGCGGTCGGCCCCGGCGAAGCGTCCAAGCGGATCGACACGGCGGCCCTCGCCATCGCGCAGCGGATGACCCTTGGCGAGATCGCGTCAGCGGATTTCTGCTACGCTCCCCCCTACTCCGGGGCAATGGACAA from Deltaproteobacteria bacterium RBG_16_64_85 encodes the following:
- a CDS encoding pyridine nucleotide-disulfide oxidoreductase, coding for MGKKIVIIGGVSIGPKAAARARRRDPDADITILEKGEYLSYAGCGTPYFIAGKIVDYEELMMTPAGIVMDTAFFKNIKAVHVHNKTMAEDIDPLGKIVRGVNVDTGERLEFPYDQLVIATGSMPVRPSLPGIDLQGVHVLSNLEEAIEIRKEVEDGRRRVVIVGAGLIGMEMAEAFAARGAEITMVELKDQVLPALLDREMAFLVEKHLAAKKVTVKTGVAVQGLSGDDQGRVTRVVTTHGDLPADLVLVAVGVRPNVTLAAAAGLAIGHRGGIVVDEYLRTSDPDIFAGGDCVENRHLLTGEPVYAPRGSTSNKHGRVIGDNLTGGATRYPGILGSTILKIFDYNVGSTGLGERTARERGYDVSTSLTPGPDRAHYYPGAKLLVLKGVADRKTGTLLGLQAVGPGEASKRIDTAALAIAQRMTLGEIASADFCYAPPYSGAMDNLVHLANTLENKVMGLAVSRSPLAIRRMIDEGEDFVLLDVRTLEEHVDARIADPRHRFIPLEELRERAAELPRDKEVVAYCQTALRGYEAMRILKGAGFGKASYL